In Stenotrophomonas sp. 169, one DNA window encodes the following:
- a CDS encoding DUF4189 domain-containing protein, translating into MNVCEVKTVSTEPLLQPALSVLSLIGGTVLLWLALGSAAPAFAEGRCPPGSYPVGGQGVGGCAPTGAGAGGSSGSSVPRATGRWHKTWGSVASSGSTGDVGTSTGRATKSDAEQQAVLQCQRGGSPDCHTSITYKNQCVAVAGPPPGMRGGGAGRAGTVEDASRRALAECAKNAAAACSIKYSDCSKPVYEYY; encoded by the coding sequence ATGAACGTTTGCGAGGTGAAAACAGTGTCAACCGAACCGTTGCTGCAACCGGCATTGAGCGTCCTTTCACTTATCGGCGGCACCGTGCTGTTGTGGCTGGCACTGGGATCAGCGGCACCTGCTTTTGCGGAAGGGCGTTGTCCGCCAGGCAGCTACCCGGTCGGCGGTCAGGGCGTGGGCGGGTGCGCACCCACTGGCGCCGGCGCTGGCGGAAGCAGTGGGTCCAGCGTGCCGCGCGCTACGGGGCGGTGGCACAAGACATGGGGCTCTGTGGCCTCGTCTGGAAGCACTGGCGATGTCGGCACTTCGACGGGACGAGCGACCAAGAGTGACGCCGAACAGCAGGCAGTTTTGCAATGTCAGCGTGGTGGCTCGCCTGACTGTCATACCTCCATCACCTACAAGAATCAGTGCGTCGCAGTCGCCGGCCCACCGCCAGGTATGCGGGGCGGCGGGGCCGGCAGGGCGGGCACCGTCGAGGATGCCTCCCGACGGGCGCTGGCGGAGTGCGCGAAAAACGCAGCAGCAGCATGTTCGATAAAGTACTCAGACTGCAGTAAGCCGGTTTACGAGTATTACTGA
- a CDS encoding DUF4189 domain-containing protein: MIEKFALLVLLAVSAMLPFAASAEGRCPPGQFPVGGPGMLGCAPTGGGAPSPLAEAWTAPWGAIATSPTQLAMGVSNTQNRKRRAEREALDQCKRSGAKDCVIRVSYQNSCVAVASPPEPTPQHLVVGRAFTLENAITTATAECFLQGVGECKVGYSDCSVAVRIR; encoded by the coding sequence ATGATCGAAAAGTTTGCTCTTTTAGTCCTGCTGGCTGTGTCCGCGATGCTTCCCTTCGCAGCCAGCGCGGAAGGCCGCTGTCCGCCGGGGCAGTTTCCCGTAGGCGGGCCTGGCATGCTGGGTTGCGCACCTACCGGGGGCGGCGCACCGTCACCCCTCGCTGAGGCGTGGACCGCGCCATGGGGCGCCATCGCGACCTCACCAACACAGTTGGCCATGGGCGTTTCCAACACCCAGAACCGTAAGCGGCGCGCGGAGCGGGAAGCGCTGGATCAGTGCAAGCGCAGTGGTGCGAAGGACTGCGTGATACGCGTGAGCTATCAGAATTCCTGCGTGGCGGTCGCGTCGCCGCCGGAGCCGACACCACAGCATCTTGTGGTCGGCAGAGCATTCACCCTCGAGAATGCGATCACAACGGCGACGGCCGAATGCTTCCTCCAAGGTGTGGGGGAATGCAAAGTAGGGTACTCGGATTGCTCGGTCGCGGTGCGTATACGCTGA
- a CDS encoding XVIPCD domain-containing protein → MSLRSQDYAALADDAYKDRAVGRWAPDEAEVVPIGDHTYRILEHVNNKNGYQGFIYQRVDTNEIVVAHRGTEQPLHDVVTDLGMVVARTNLQADDAIALTARANQFAQREETRSGQHLDVTVTGHSLGGSLAQISAHHHGLKGETFNAYGAASLGYRIPEGGNAMVNHVMSADPVSAASGHYGQVKVYANETEIKNLYGSGFRNGAVAGFLMPDSALLAAGRSLDSHKMGNFLNEGSVLDNPASQALAKQNAGMIDEYRDKLEFLRGGLTTATRGGIGNAVDIYDRIRGPLDPGEPARKAAEEESHKRDGAMRMDSPGHPGNLLFQDALRGVEAQDLRAGRTPDQHTGQLAGSLAAEMHANGGTRIDNVLMSNDASRTFGVQGEVNDPAHLRVSVATTEAMNIPLDQSSERVASQQAAQQVASQDRDMQIEQSQAAARSMNA, encoded by the coding sequence ATGAGCCTGCGCAGCCAGGATTACGCCGCACTCGCCGATGATGCCTACAAGGATCGCGCTGTCGGCCGCTGGGCGCCCGATGAAGCGGAGGTGGTCCCGATCGGTGACCATACCTACCGCATCCTGGAGCACGTCAACAACAAGAACGGCTACCAGGGTTTCATCTACCAGCGGGTGGATACCAACGAAATCGTCGTCGCCCATCGCGGCACCGAGCAGCCGCTGCACGATGTGGTCACCGACCTCGGCATGGTGGTCGCCCGCACCAACCTGCAGGCCGACGATGCGATTGCATTGACCGCACGGGCCAATCAGTTCGCACAGCGCGAAGAAACCCGTAGCGGACAGCACCTGGATGTCACGGTCACCGGCCATTCGCTCGGTGGCTCGCTCGCACAGATCTCTGCGCACCACCACGGCCTGAAGGGCGAAACCTTCAACGCCTATGGCGCAGCCAGCCTGGGTTACCGCATTCCGGAAGGCGGCAATGCGATGGTCAACCACGTGATGTCCGCCGACCCGGTCAGCGCGGCTTCCGGCCACTATGGCCAGGTCAAGGTCTACGCCAATGAGACCGAGATCAAGAACCTGTACGGATCCGGCTTCCGGAACGGCGCCGTTGCCGGCTTCCTGATGCCCGACTCTGCCCTGCTGGCCGCCGGCCGCTCGTTGGATTCGCACAAAATGGGCAACTTCCTCAACGAAGGGTCCGTGCTGGACAATCCAGCCTCGCAAGCGTTGGCGAAGCAGAACGCGGGCATGATCGACGAGTACCGCGACAAGCTGGAGTTTCTGCGTGGCGGCCTCACTACGGCCACGCGCGGCGGTATCGGCAACGCAGTGGACATCTACGACCGTATCCGCGGCCCGCTTGACCCCGGCGAACCCGCACGCAAGGCGGCCGAAGAAGAATCGCACAAGCGCGACGGCGCCATGCGCATGGACAGCCCCGGCCACCCCGGCAACCTGCTGTTCCAGGACGCCCTGCGCGGCGTGGAAGCGCAGGACCTGCGCGCGGGGCGTACGCCGGATCAGCACACGGGCCAATTGGCTGGCAGCCTGGCGGCGGAAATGCATGCCAATGGCGGTACCCGTATCGACAACGTGCTGATGAGCAACGATGCCTCGCGCACCTTCGGGGTGCAGGGTGAAGTGAACGATCCAGCGCACCTGCGTGTGTCGGTGGCGACGACTGAAGCGATGAACATCCCGCTGGATCAGTCCAGCGAACGCGTCGCGTCGCAGCAGGCTGCCCAACAGGTGGCGTCGCAGGACCGCGATATGCAGATCGAGCAGAGCCAAGCGGCAGCACGCAGCATGAATGCCTGA
- a CDS encoding type IV secretion system protein — MMFRALDNFHFSDGLLHLLQNVARVQSSIGDFVFFRLILDYLEKRISDFGVALLGNMMTWVGGIALTLMTLWVLVQGFRIVTGRSRESMMALVTDMARAALIVSIATSMAMFGTKVHDFLANDVKNEISQVVTDSDKKPEDQIDDALAWMQVAMSSIDAINVAGDPVLAGDKNRAMMLIALGTGGPAVTAGSMLLLYQIALALFIGLGPLFILCLLFDQTKALFQKWLFYGIGTMFSLAVLAAMVSIALDMVIRVAGAFWATALVDTFLMNGSMSDGMTSQAMQQGGMGLILTTLILTAPPMAAFFFQGTLGSFMAYSQIGGSAGQAAPGPQGQPPGSYTPAAPVTNQFNTEQGGGGVRSMSGAPQTPAPSQSGSRGLAN, encoded by the coding sequence ATGATGTTCAGGGCACTCGACAATTTCCACTTCTCCGACGGGTTGCTGCACCTGCTGCAGAACGTCGCACGCGTGCAGTCCTCCATCGGTGACTTCGTTTTCTTCCGCCTGATCCTGGATTACCTGGAAAAGCGGATCAGCGATTTCGGCGTGGCGTTGCTCGGCAACATGATGACTTGGGTAGGCGGTATCGCCCTCACCCTGATGACGCTTTGGGTGCTGGTGCAGGGTTTCCGCATCGTCACCGGCCGCAGCCGCGAATCCATGATGGCGCTGGTGACCGACATGGCGCGTGCCGCGCTGATTGTCAGTATCGCCACGAGCATGGCCATGTTCGGCACCAAGGTGCATGACTTCCTCGCCAACGACGTCAAGAACGAGATTTCGCAGGTCGTCACGGATTCGGACAAGAAGCCGGAGGACCAGATCGATGACGCGCTGGCGTGGATGCAGGTTGCCATGTCCAGCATCGACGCGATCAACGTGGCGGGTGATCCCGTACTGGCAGGCGACAAGAACCGCGCCATGATGCTGATTGCCCTCGGAACGGGTGGGCCAGCGGTCACTGCGGGCTCCATGCTGCTGCTGTATCAGATCGCTTTGGCGTTGTTCATCGGCCTTGGGCCACTCTTCATCCTCTGTCTGTTGTTCGACCAGACCAAGGCACTGTTCCAGAAATGGCTCTTCTACGGCATAGGCACGATGTTTTCACTGGCCGTCCTCGCAGCGATGGTGTCCATTGCGCTGGACATGGTGATCCGTGTCGCCGGTGCATTCTGGGCTACGGCTTTGGTTGATACCTTCCTGATGAATGGCAGCATGAGTGATGGCATGACCAGCCAGGCGATGCAGCAGGGTGGCATGGGCTTGATCCTGACGACGTTGATCTTGACCGCGCCGCCGATGGCAGCGTTCTTCTTCCAAGGGACTTTGGGTAGCTTTATGGCGTATTCGCAGATTGGTGGTAGTGCGGGACAGGCAGCGCCAGGGCCCCAGGGCCAGCCGCCTGGGTCGTATACGCCGGCTGCGCCGGTTACCAATCAATTCAACACGGAGCAGGGGGGCGGTGGTGTTCGCTCGATGTCTGGCGCGCCTCAGACCCCGGCGCCCTCCCAGTCCGGCAGTCGCGGTCTCGCAAATTAG
- a CDS encoding DUF4189 domain-containing protein, whose product MAAGGGAASSQPRATGRWHKTWGAISTSTTGMVGLSVGRMSRADALGEAQGYCASKGATDCQGFAYKNQCVALADPPARSGYPSGVSTGATEEVARAEAIKRCEGKGAPSCTAVYSACTKPVFEYY is encoded by the coding sequence ATGGCCGCAGGCGGCGGTGCAGCATCATCGCAGCCGCGCGCGACGGGCCGATGGCACAAGACATGGGGCGCCATCTCCACTTCAACAACAGGTATGGTTGGCTTGTCGGTAGGTCGAATGAGCCGAGCCGATGCATTGGGTGAGGCGCAAGGCTACTGTGCCAGCAAGGGTGCCACTGATTGCCAAGGCTTCGCGTACAAGAACCAGTGTGTCGCGCTTGCCGACCCTCCCGCCAGAAGCGGTTACCCCAGCGGCGTCTCGACGGGAGCGACGGAAGAGGTGGCCAGGGCTGAAGCCATAAAACGTTGCGAGGGAAAGGGGGCGCCAAGCTGTACGGCGGTTTATAGTGCTTGCACCAAGCCAGTGTTTGAATATTACTGA